ATAGTGTAAGTAGAAACCTTTTGCTGTTATGGAACAAGGCGAGATTGATCGTCTGCCGGAGTGCGCTGCACAGAACGAGCAGGTTCTGTACCGAAGACAAGTTCGACTAAATCTAAGAAATGAAGTTGCACAGATTTGCTTTTGAATTGAGCCCATTTGAGCCAACCAATGCTTTCTCCTTTTGCATTGGCGGTGCACACTTCGCTTTGCACACCGTTAAACACAGGGACACAGTCTGCTTGAGCGGCAGAATTAGTTGTTTGCGTGGCTGCAACAGTAATTACTAACGCAGCTGCTGTAGCAATCGAAATTAAAAAAATGCGGCGCATACAACCCCCGTGTTTAAAAATTAAGCGATTAATTTAACATTTTGTACGCACAGCGCCTAGTTATTTTCGTCATTCAGATGAACGAAATTGTATGGACTGATAGAATGCGGCTTTCTCGATTAAAATAGAGTAGCGAGCATGGCTGATTTTTTAATTGCACCTTCCATACTTTCCGCGAACTTTGCACGCCTTGGCGAAGAAGTTGACAATGTGCTGGCAGCAGGCGCAGATGTAGTTCATTTCGATGTGATGGATAACCATTTCGTACCTAACTTAACGATTGGTCCGATGGTTTGCCAAGCATTACGCGATCATGGTGTAACGGCGCCGATAGATGTGCATTTAATGGTAAGCCCTGTGGATCGAATTATTCCAGAGTTTGCAGCCGCAGGCGCAAGTATGATTACCTTTCATCCCGAAGCTTCTGTGCATATTGATCGCAGTTTGCAACTCATCAAAGATCATGGTTGCAAAGCAGGTTTGGTATTTAACCCAGCAACGCCTCTGCACTATTTAGATTATGTGATGGATAAAGTCGACATGGTGTTATTAATGTCAGTGAATCCTGGCTTTGGTGGTCAACAATTTATCCCGTCTACACTAGATAAGATAAAGCAAGTGAGAGCGCGTATCGACGCAAGTGGTCGCGATATACGACTTGAGGTCGACGGCGGTGTGAAAGTCGATAACATTGGAGAGATCGCCAAAGCGGGTGCAGATATGTTCGTTGCAGGTAGCGCAATATTTAATGCGCCTGATTATGCAGAGGTGATTCGCCAAATGCGCACAGAAATTGAGCAAGCGGTGAGCTGATAACTAGCTGTTAATTCGGTTAATGTAACTGTTTTTTATAGGATATTAGGAATGAACCAACCCGTTGTATTAAGTGGCTGCCAGCCTTCCGGACAATTAACCCTTGGTAATTACATGGGCGCTTTACGTCAGTGGGTCGCCATGCAAAGTAATCGTGACTGCTACTTTATGTTGGTTGATTTACACGCCATTACCGTGCGTCAAGATCCAAAAGCATTGTACGAGGCAACACTCGATGGTTTAGCGCTCTATTTAGCTTGTGGCCTAGATCCTGCCAAGAGCACATTATTCTTGCAATCTCATGTGCCGGAGCACTCGCAACTTGCGTGGGTATTGAATTGTTACACGCAAATGGGTGAACTGAACCGCATGACACAGTATAAGGATAAGTCGCAGAAGCAAGAGTCGAATATGAATGCGGGGTTGTTCACATATCCCGTATTGATGGCTGCGGACATTCTAATTTATGGTGCGAATGAGGTGCCGGTTGGCAATGACCAGAAGCAACACTTGGAGTTGGCGCGAGACGTTGCAACCCGGTTCAATAATATTTACGGGGACGTACTGGTGGTGCCAGAGCCCTTTATTCCAGAGCATGGCGCTCGGATCATGAGCCTTCAAGATCCTACCAAAAAAATGTCTAAGTCGGACGACAACGAAGGTAATTTTATTGGGTTATTGGAAGACCCGAAGAAGATTGCGAAGAAAATAAAACGTGCAGTGACAGACTCAGACGAGCAGGCGCGTATTTATTTCGATCCAGAAGAAAAAGCCGGTGTATCAAATCTACTAACGATATTGTCGGGAGCGACGGGGCACAGTATCGACACGCTAGTTCCTCAGTATGAGGGCAAAATGTATGGTCATCTGAAAACGGATGTTGCCGATGCGGTCGTTGCGCTGTTGACTCCTATTCAGGAGAGGTATCAAGCCCTAAGGAATGATCGTGCAGCCTTGGACGGCATCATGCGAAAAGGTGCGGAGAAAGCGCAAGAGCGTGCGTCTGAAACTTTGGCCACAGTTTATAGAGCGGTCGGTTTCGTTCCGAAGGCTTAAATAGTAAACGCCAAATTGTAACTAAATATGAAATTTGTAAGCCACCTAGGCCCTTGGCGGCCATCATAGGTGGCTTTTTTATATCAAAATTAATAGAGAGTTGCGAATTTTGTAATAAAAATGTAAATAGTTGCTCGTTGGCTTACTTGGAACCGATGGGCTTCTGCGATAATCTGACGCTAGTGTGCGATAGATACCCGTGGATTTCTCTCTCGGTTAACATTGCACAACATTCGACAATAACGCTCTTGAGAGTGAAAAGAAGTAAGAAGGAACAGATTATGTCTATACCAAGCAAACCCCGTTTGCTTGCGACCTCGATATCGATGGCACTGTTAGTGAGTTACGGTGTGGCAGCAGATTCGAGTGTGCAGGTAGAACGGTTTGAAAGAACAGAAGGCGATTTGACTGCGTTGAAACGCGATGCAAGGAATCCGCTACGTCTTCAAGAAACGGAAATATTCATTGTTCAGTTAAAGGGAGAGCCACTCGCTACCTACGCAGGTGCAAGAGAGCAAATCGGTACGCTTGGTGCAGAGCGTTCACGCCCGCAATTAAACCTGCAGTCTATTCAAGCGCGTGAGCATGAATCATTTTTGCATGCTCAGCAGCGCTCGTTCGTTAGTGACTTACAGCGTCGAATTCCACGTGCAACCATGTATCGTCAATTTGCAACGGCAATGAATGCGGTTGCTATTGAGGTGCCGAAGGGAACGTCGATGCAAGCGCTCTCTGCGCATCCCGATGTAGCTCGTGTGTATCGAAACGAATTACGTTACGAGCAAATGGACGCTTCCCTTGACCTGATCAATGTTGCTGACAGCTGGGAAAGTGCAGGTGGGCGAGCTGATGCAGGGGCTGGCGTACGTATTGCGATTGTTGATGGCGGTATTCGTCCAGAAAACCCAATGTTTACAGGTGCAGGGCTGACACCCGCTACCGACCGTCCAGCAGATGATTATTGTGCCACGGTCGATGCGTCTTTTTGTACCAACAAGATTATTGCTGCGCGGTATTCCGAGCCGACCATTACCATTAACGAAAATGAGTATATGAGCCCGCTTGATTATGGCGGACACGGAACTCACGTAGCAGGTACGGCCGCCGGTGATATTGTGGATGCCAACGTCTCAGGAACAGATGTTGAGTTGTCAGGTGTGGCGCCCGGTGCATATCTCATGGTTTACAAGGCCTTATTTAGAACCCCAGCGGGTCCTGGCTCCGGTTCAGATGTGATGCTCGTGGAGGCACTCGAGCATGCAATTGAAGACGGCGCTGATGTGATCAATAACTCGTGGGGCGGCGGTCCGGGTGCCAACGGAACCGACTCTATTTATGACGTTATTTTCGGTAATGCTGAAGACGCAGGAATTGTCGTTGTGACTGCGGCGGGTAACGATGGCCCAGGCGAGCAAACCATTGGTTGCCCCGGCTGTGTTGAGCCAGGCCTGACGGTCGCTGCTTCTGCGACGGGCAGAAGTTTTGAAAGCCGTTTGAGTTATGACGAATTAAGCCTTGAAATTTATCCGGGGAGCGGTAACTTCTCAATTAGTGAGGACATTACAGCACCTTTGGTACTCGCGGAAAACGTATCAGAAACGGATTCTTTGGCCTGTGAAGCGTTCCCAGCAGATAGCCTCGAAGGAACGATTGTTCTTGTGGATCGTGGCACCTGCTCGTTTGAGGAGAAGGCGGGCTTTGCGCAAGCGGCCGGCGCAGTTGCTATGGTGGTTGCGAACAACGAAGAAGGCGTGATTCGCATGACCATGGGAGCAGCAACGCTCCCATCTGTGTCAGTGACTCAAGAGGACGGTATAAGCCTTCGCAATGCTTATGTTGAAGACTCTGAGTTAACGATTGGGGCTCTTACCAGTGTGGTTGAACTCGATGACGTCAATCGTTTGGCAGACTTCAGCTCTCGTGGTCAAAATGGCGATAACCGTTATTTGAAACCCGACATCACTGCGCCAGGCGTTGATATTTTGAGTGCTGATTCGCCTGATTTAGTGGATGCGTTTGGTACGAAGAGCGGCACGAGTATGGCGTCTCCCCATGTTGCTGGTGCTGCAGCCTTGCTGCGTCAACTGCGTCCTGAGCTAGATGCGCGACAAGTGAAAGCGCTGCTTATGGGCACCGCCGACGGTGAGAGCGTGACGAACCATAACAACGATGATTTGGCTGACGCATTCGGTCAGGGCGCCGGGTTGTTAAACGTAGGCGCTGCTGAATCTGCAGATTTCGTACTGGATAGTGCGTCGTTGGTGGCTACCACGTGTCAAAGTTCATGCGCTCTGGAAAGAGCCGTGACCAATTTGTCAGACGAAGCTATAGAAGTTGCGGTAACCACAGAAAACTTCAGTAACCCCTATGTCACCGCCACTGTTAGCTCTGAAGGTGTCGAGACTGGAGACACTGCAAGTATTTCGGTTCCGGCTGGGGAGTCTGTGACGTTCTCTGTGACGATTGATAGTCGTTTCGCAGACGACGGCTGGAATTTTGGCTCCTTAGCAGTGACCTCGAGCGCTAGCACGCAAAGCTTCCCAATTGTGTTTTCATCTGAGCGCGCAGACGACGCAACGGTGTTAAACACAGAGGTTGTGAGCGGGGAACCAACGTGGGGGGAATTAGCATCGGTTGAATCGCGCTTTGAAAGCCCTGCGAAGGGTGAAGAAGTGTCGGTCACTGTGAACTTCCCAGAGGGTTTCGAAGTCGATAATGTCGCTGTTTCGGAATCAAATGCGTCAGGCACATTGGAAGTTGGAGATACCAGTGCCACTTGGACAGGGACATTTGCCGATCCGAGTGAGAGCTCTTCTATCACGCCAATTGCGGCACCTGCGGGTTCAGTGCTCGATGTAGCTTCAGGCGATCTGTTTGTAACGCCTGCAGGCGTAGGCTGTGCTGAGGAAACATGTGATGAGTTCGCATTACTCTTGGAGGGTCTAGAGGGTGTTGGGGGGCTAACATACAATGGTACAACCTACGATAGCATTACGGTTTATGACAATGGCCTGATTGCAATAGGTGACCAGTCGAGTGTTACTTCAACCTACTTCAACCTTGACTTCCCTGATGCAGAAGTGCCGAACAACATCATTGCTCCGCTTTGGTCCGACTTTACAATGGGCGGAGAGCTTGGTGGTGAAGTCTATTATGCCGGTGTTGAGCTGAACGGCGTTGACTACCTTGTCATTGAATGGCACGACGCGAAAGTATGGACTGAAACGGTTAGTGCGACTGATCCGAGTTACACATTCTCTGTGTGGTTAGGATTAGGAGAGAGCGACGATATTATCTTTAACTATGTTGAAGTACCTGCAATGCCAGAATTTGCGAGTATCGGCTTAGAAGATCTCTCCGGCACTGTAGGTTTGAGCTATTTCTTCGATGGTGCTGGTGAGACCGTTAGTTCAGATTCTGCATTAGACGTGATGCTTGATATTGAGCCAAGCGAAGTTCTGTTGTCTTACGACCTGCCATTAGCGCATTCTCAGAACTTAACCGCGGATACCGAATGGAATACGGAAGTGGCGATTGACGTGCTAGGCTCAGCAACCATCGTGTCTGAGCGTTCGCTTGCAACGGCAATTGCCGATGTACAAGGAACTGAGTTCAATAGCCGTGCGCCGCTTATTGTAGAGCCAACGGGCGCTGTGAATGTGGTGATTCGAGGCGTGGTTGAAGGTGGAGAAGTCAGTACCGATGGTGAATCGATTACTTTCACTCCTGACCCAACCTTTAAAGGTGAGCAGGTGATCACTTACGTGCTTGCAGATGAAGCAGGCAATGAGAGTGCAGAGTACACGCTAACTGTGAACGTTGCCCCGCGTGATGCGAAGAAGTGGTATGAAGGGAATGGTGGCCTATTCTTCTTGCTTCTGCTCAGCGCGGCAGCTTGGAGACGTGCCAAACGTTCTTAAAGTTTCTTCACCTCTAACCAAGGCCCGAAGCGTTGCTTCGGGCTTTTTTATAGAACTAAACTAATGTTATAGTAAGCTCGGGAATTTAACTTACATGAGTGCAACTCACCTTGATTTTGATAATTGACAATTACGACTCTTTTACCCACAACGTGGCACGATATTTCGAAGAGTTAGGGCAAGTTGTCAAAGTAGTGCGCAACGATGAAATTACGATTGCAGAAATAGAATTGCTAGCGGTGCGGGCACTCGTTATTTCACCAGGCCCTTGTACGCCGAAGGAAGCAGGAATCTCACTTCAAGCAATTCGCCACTTTGCCGATAAACTACCTATATTGGGTGTGTGTTTGGGGCATCAGGCGATTGGCCAAGCTTTTGGTGGTGAAGTAGTGCGTGCTGCGCAAATCATGCATGGCAAGAGTAGTTTAATAGAACACTCGGGTGAAGGTTTGTTTGCGGGTATGCCGCAGCCATTAAAGGTGATTCGATATCATTCGTTGGTTGTGAAGGAAGACAATTTGCCCGCTTGTTTAGAGGCATGCGCTTGGGTTGCGAGAGATAGCGGGCATCGTGTTCGTGAATTAATGGGCTTACAACACCGTTCGTTACCCATATTTGGAGTTCAATTTCACCCCGAGTCGGTGCTGAGTGAGGCGGGGCATAGTATTTTTGCAAAGTTTTGTGAGCTGGCAGGGCTTAAAGTAGATAGGAAAGGTTTGGCACGTGAATTATCATAAATTCAAAGCAGTTTCAGAATCTCCCGACGAGGGCAGAATTGCACTCTTAGAGAGGTTGTTTGCCAGCTTTCTCGTGAGTTTAAGTTTCGCTAAGAAACTCGATTCAACATACACGTTTATTCGTGAAGATGAAGAAATAAGACAGCGAGAACTGCTCGCGGTGGAGCAACGGCGGAAAGAAGAGCGTGACCGAGTTGAAGCGTCTCGTCGCTATCAGCGCGAACAAATGTCGGTTGAGTTGCATGAGCGGGTATATGAACAAATCATGCAAACCATAGATAACCCTGAGTATATTCTGGCGCGTGTGCTTTACATTCAGACGAACTCGATTGCCTTGTTAGACGCTGTTAATGCAAGGGCAGTGTCATTGAATAAGTTAGAAGATCTTGCTTCAGGTTTAAATTGGTTGCAAGAAGGTTTGATTCGAGTTGTCAATATGCCGCCCTTTGCTGACCCGAAAGACCCGAAGCGCGTCAAAGTAACAAGCCTCCGCAATGCCATGAGTTTCGTGGGTACAGAAGATTTAAAAATATTGATTCCCGCATTTACGATGCAGAACTGGATTCCAAAAATTATGGAACCGTTTACGTTATTGCGCCGCAAATTATGGGAGCACTCATTGGGAACGGCTATTACTGCACAAGTTCTCGCGGAGCTAGATGGCACCGTAGACCCTGTGCATGCTTATGTTGCAGGGATGTTCCATGATATTGGTAAGGCCATTATTACACGTTTATACAGTATGTGTTTTGACGACGTGCAACGTGATATGTTGCGAGAGCTTCGTGATGAAGTGCGTTCTGAACGTTATAACGCACTGATTGAACTCATGCCTTCGGAGTTGTTTTTACGCAATCTGATGGTGCAATTTGAGCGAAAAATCTCAGCAAACTTAATCAATAGTCTCGATCTGAAATACCTTCCCACGCGCACCGTTCATGAAGAGTTTGCAAATGCAGAGGAAGTAGAAGGTCTTTCCGGGCTGGCGAGGATTCTCTTCCAAGCGAATAGGTACTCTGAATTTAGAATGATGCATGCTGCTAATTTAGTGACTACGGAAGACGGAAAGCTCATGTGTAAGGAAGCACAGCTCGGGCGCCATGAACTTGAAGTATTACGGACCGTGAATTTAAGGCGTTTGCGATTAAGCCGCGGAACCGCAGAAGAATAATCAAGGGCGCATATTTATGCGTCCTTTTTGCAAATCTAGACTTTCTTTTTTCATTATACAAATCAATGCTTTAAGTAGCAGACTTTTCTTTCCGAATTTGCGATAATAGCGCACTATTTTATTGTTCTGGCCACGCTAGAGGAGAATTCTTATGACGCAAGCAGTGCAAGTCGACCGCGCTTTATTTAATGACGTAATGGTGCCTAACTACAATCCTTCGGCCATTATTCCAGTTCGTGGTGAAGGCTCTCGGGTATGGGATCAAGAAGAGCGTGAGTATATAGATTTCGCAGGTGGTATTGCGGTGAGTTGTCTAGGACATTGTCATCCAGCGATGGTGAGCGCGCTGCAAGAACAATCTCAGAAGCTTTGGCACTTAAGTAACGTGATGACAAACGAGCCGGCACTGCGCTTGGCAAAGAAACTCACCGACGCAACATTTGCGGATCGTGTTTACTTCGCGAACTCAGGTGCGGAAGCGAATGAGGCAGCGCTCAAGCTAGCGCGGCGCTGGGCAATGGATAAATTCGGCGAGCAAAAAGATCAAATTATTGCCTTTCATAAAGGCTTTCACGGCCGCACCTTCTTCACCGTGACCGTGGGTGGACAACCGGCTTACTCCGATGGTTTTGGGCCCAAGCCTGCAGGTGTGGAGCACGTCGCATATAACGACTTGGCTGCACTCGAGAAACTGATGTCTGAAAAAACTTGTGCGGTCATGATTGAGCCGTTACAGGGTGAAGGCGGCGTGGTTCCTGGTGACAAAGAGTTTTTGGCAGGTGTTCGTGCGCTTTGCGATAAGCACAATGCCTTGTTAATTTTTGATGAAGTACAAACTGGATTTGGTCGTACTGGAACCCTTTATGCGTATGAGCAAACTGGTGTAACGCCCGATATTTTAACCACGGCAAAAGCACTCGGTGGGGGCTTCCCAATTGGTGCAATGTTGACAACTGCAGCAATCGCAGAGCACCTTAAAGTCGGTACGCACGGCTCAACTTATGGCGGAAATCCACTTGGCTGTGCGGTGGCTGAAGCAGTCATGGACACTGTGAACACGCCAGAGGTTCTTGAAGGTGTAAAGGCGCGTGAAGCGTTGTTCAAGTCGGAGCTTGCTAAGATTAATGAAAAGCACCATGTATTTGCGGAAATTCGCGGTCAAGGATTACTCCTCGGTGCGGCTTTAAACGAAAAATACCAAGGGAAAGCTCGCGATTTCCTAATTGCGAGTGGCGACGAAGGGCTGATGGTTCTCGTGGCAGGTATGGACGTGATTCGTTTCACACCTTCGTTGGTGATCCCTGAACAAGATATTATTGAGGGCATGGCTCGCTTCGAACGCGCAGTAGCCCGCGTTGTTGCAGCTTTGAATTAATCTTTATGATTATCATCCGTCCGATACGCGCCTCTGATTACGAGGCGCTTTATCAATGTGCTGTAGAATCTGGGTTTGGCTTTACTTCTCTACCTGTCGACGAAACGTTGCTGAATAAGAGAATTAGTAGAGCTGAGCAGGCCTTCTCCACACCAAAAGTTGAATTTCCGGGCGAAGAGGGCTACCTCTTCGTCATGGAGAATACCGAAACACAGGACATTATGGGTGTCAGCGGTATTGAGGCAAGTGTAGGGTTGTCGGATGCGTTTTGGCACTACCGGCTTGGCAAAGAAGTTCATCATTCCGTACGTCATAATGTACACAAAGAGCTAGAAACATTGACGTTGTGTAACGATTACACAGGCGTGAGTGAGCTATGCACGTTATTTTTACGCGAACCTTACCGTGTCAATCGGAATGGTCGTGCACTGTCGAAGTTTCGGTTGCTTTTCATGGCCGAATTCAAAGAGAGATTTGCGAAACACGTGATTGCTGAGATGCGCGGCATTTCAGACAGTGAGGGGAACTCTCCATTTTGGTCGTGGTTACAGAAGCACTTTTTTGGCATGGATTTTTCTTATGCGGATTACCTCACAGGCATCGGCGACAAAACGTTTATTTTTGAATTAATGCCGCGGCTCCCTATTTATCTCTGTCTACTAGACGAAGCTGCACAGGCAGTTGTCGGGCAAGTGCATGAGAATACAACGCCTGCATTAGAGCTCCTGAAATCGGAAGGGTTTAGATTTAAGGGATATGTCGATATTTTTGACGCAGGGCCCACAGTTGAAGCGGAAGTTAGGCAATTACGGACGGTGAAATCGAGCGTAATTCGTACCGTGAAGATTGGCTCGGTGGAAGGTGCAGAAACCCATTTAATGTGTAACCGTGAGCTCTCGAGTTTTCGAGCATTGAAGGCGAAAGCAATCCTTGAAGAAGAGCAAATAATTATCAGCGAACGAACGGCTGACGCGCTTTTCTTAAAGACAGGCGACACGCTTCGAGTTGCACCATTTTAAGAGGAATGAAAGTAATGAGCGAACACAAAAATTTATTGATAGGGCATGAGTGGGTTACGGGTGCGGGTGAGGTGTTTGAATCACGCGACCCTGCGCGCGATCAAGTAATTTGGCAAGGAAAGGCCGCGAGTACTGAGCAAGTCGACCGAGCAATGCGTGCCGCGCGTGCCGCATTTATTGAGTGGTCACAAACGCCACTTGAAGAGCGTTTAGTGACCGTTCGTAAATTCGCTGCATTACTAAAAGAAAACCAAGAATCACTGGCACTCGTGATTGCTCAAGAAACCGGTAAACCAACTTGGGAAACGCTCACAGAAGTAGGTGCAATGGTTGGTAAAATTGAGATATCGGTACGTGCCTATGAAGAACGCACAGGGAGTGTGGAGAATGAAATGCCCGGTGCTAGAGCATTTATTCGACATAAACCTCATGGTGTGGTGGCAGTTTTTGGTCCGTACAATTTCCCAGGACATCTGCCTAATGGACACATTGTTCCTGCGCTACTGGCGGGTAATACTGTTGTATTTAAACCGAGTGAGCTCACGCCCAAAGTGGCCGAAGAAACAGTAAAACTATGGCAGCAAGCTGGCTTGCCAGCCGGTGCCATAAACCTCGTTCAAGGTTTGGTGAATACAGGGAAGGCCCTTGTGGCACATCCTGAGCTCGACGGTTTATTCTTCACGGGTTCCTCGACTACAGGCAAGTTCTTACATGAGCAATTTGGCGGCCGTCCAGATAAGATTCTTGCACTAGAGATGGGGGGGAATAACCCACTCCTTGTGAAAGGTGTGGAAGATATCGATGCCGCGGTGCATGCCATTGTACAATCTGCGTTTGTCACGAGTGGTCAGCGCTGCACTTGTGCGCGCCGCCTGTTTATTCCCACGGGTGCCAGTGGCGACCAACTCATTGAGCGATTGGTTGAGGTGACAAAAAACATTGCTGTGGGTGATTATGCGGCTGATCCGCAACCCTTTATGGGCGCTATGATCTCAGCAAAGGCTGCGGCGGGAATGGTGTCTGCGCAAAATGACTTGGTGGCGAAGGGTGCCACGGTATTACTTGAACTTACGCAACCGGAAACGAACAAAGGGTTCGTAACCCCAGGCATTCTGGAAGTAACTCGTGTGACCGATATGCCAGACGAAGAGCACTTTGGACCCCTATTGAAAATTTATCGATACAGTGATTTTGATGCGGCAATTAAAGAAGCGAATAACACGCGATTTGGTCTTTCTGCAGGCCTCTTAGCCGACGCCAGAGAAGATTGGGATTACTTCTTTCCGCGCATTCGAGCGGGGATTGTGAACTGGAATAAGCCCATTACCGGTGCGAGCAGTGCAGCACCCTTTGGTGGTATTGGTGAAAGTGGAAATCATCGCCCAAGTGCATATTATGCTGCAGATTATTGTGCTTACCCTGTTGCATCGGTGGAGGCAGAGCGTGTAGATTTACCTAACACACTCAGCCCGGGGCTCCGCTTCTAGGGGTGAGCATTTGACTCAGTTGAGGCATACATGATTGTAGACACAGAGGGTTACGTAGAACTCATTCAATATTTGGGTGAGCATTTGCATGTATTCGCGACCGCACCCAATAGTGCAAGCGTTGCCCCTGTGACTGTGCGAGAATTGTTCGAGACACAACTCTCCAATCAAATAATGCGAATCTGTCAGCAACATGACATTGATCAAGCCGTACGACTTGAAATAGTGCGTGAAGCTGATGCAATTCTTTATGATTTAGAAGAGGTTTTGGCCTCGGTACTAGACAGACACCCAGATCACGATCAACAGGTGTTTATTCAAGAATTTGTTGGTCTTGTTAAAAACTTGATTGATAGCGAATTGATGAATTTAAAAGGTTAATTAATGGAAGCGAAAGTAAGTTGGTTGCACGGGCTTCGTTTCGTAGGCACGAGCGGCAGTGGTCATTCTGTCGTGATGGATGGGAACGGTGGAGACACTGCGCCTAGCCCGATGGAAATGGTACTGATGTCGGCCGCAAGCTGCTCCTCAGTCGATGTGGTTTCTATTTTACAAAAAGCACGGCAACAAATCAGTGGCTGTGAGGTTGATTTGAAAGCGGAGCGGGCTGACACAACGCCTGCCGTGTTCACTGCAATCCACATGCACTTTATCGTTGCTGGTACCGATATTGCTGAATCGCATGTGGAGCGCGCGGTTAAGCTTTCTGCGGATAAGTATTGTTCGGTCTCAATCATGCTCGGGCATAGTGTCAACGTAACGCATAGCTTCGAGATTCGTAACAGCTAAAGCCGATTTAATACCGCTTATTTGCGTGCAAGCAGTTGCTCAATAAGCGGTGTTAATATGAGCTCCATCGCAAGTCCCATTTTTCCGCCCGGCACTACTAACGTGTTAATTCTCGACATAAATGAACCGTCGATCATTTGTAGATAATACGGGAAATCGACGCCTTTCACTCCTCGAAAACGAATCACGACAAAGCTTTCATCCATACTCGGAATTTCTTTGGCGCTAAATGGATTCGATGTATCGACGGTTGGAACGCGTTGGAAGTTAATATGAGTGCGGCTAAACTGCGGCACGATATGGTGAATGTAATCTTCCATACTGCGAACGATACTCTGCGTGACAGCTTCTCTCGAATGACCACGCTCCGAAGTATCTCGAATGAGTTTTTGTATCCATTCCAAATTTACGATAGGTACCATGCCAATAAGTAAGTCGACATGCTTGCCCACATCGTAACCTTCTCCCTCTACGCCACCATGGAGACCCTCATAGAAGAGTATGTCGGTATTTTCGGGAAGCGCCTCCCAAGGCGTAAAAGTACCTGGCATTTGATTGTAAGGAACCGCCTCGTCGAAATTATGCAAATAACGGCGATGCTTCCCCTGACCTGTTTCACTGTAATCTTGGAAAAGTTGTTCCAACGCTTCGAAGTTATTCGCTTCCGGACCAAAATAACTAATATGCCGACCTTGCTCTTGTGCTTTACGAATCGCCACATCCATCTCAGGCCGCGAGTAGCGGTGGAAACTGTCGCCTTCAATGAACGCAGCTTCTGCTTTTAAATATCGGAAAATATGGCGTACCGCCTGA
This genomic interval from Idiomarinaceae bacterium HL-53 contains the following:
- a CDS encoding HDOD domain-containing protein — its product is MNYHKFKAVSESPDEGRIALLERLFASFLVSLSFAKKLDSTYTFIREDEEIRQRELLAVEQRRKEERDRVEASRRYQREQMSVELHERVYEQIMQTIDNPEYILARVLYIQTNSIALLDAVNARAVSLNKLEDLASGLNWLQEGLIRVVNMPPFADPKDPKRVKVTSLRNAMSFVGTEDLKILIPAFTMQNWIPKIMEPFTLLRRKLWEHSLGTAITAQVLAELDGTVDPVHAYVAGMFHDIGKAIITRLYSMCFDDVQRDMLRELRDEVRSERYNALIELMPSELFLRNLMVQFERKISANLINSLDLKYLPTRTVHEEFANAEEVEGLSGLARILFQANRYSEFRMMHAANLVTTEDGKLMCKEAQLGRHELEVLRTVNLRRLRLSRGTAEE
- a CDS encoding acetylornithine/N-succinyldiaminopimelate aminotransferase, which translates into the protein MTQAVQVDRALFNDVMVPNYNPSAIIPVRGEGSRVWDQEEREYIDFAGGIAVSCLGHCHPAMVSALQEQSQKLWHLSNVMTNEPALRLAKKLTDATFADRVYFANSGAEANEAALKLARRWAMDKFGEQKDQIIAFHKGFHGRTFFTVTVGGQPAYSDGFGPKPAGVEHVAYNDLAALEKLMSEKTCAVMIEPLQGEGGVVPGDKEFLAGVRALCDKHNALLIFDEVQTGFGRTGTLYAYEQTGVTPDILTTAKALGGGFPIGAMLTTAAIAEHLKVGTHGSTYGGNPLGCAVAEAVMDTVNTPEVLEGVKAREALFKSELAKINEKHHVFAEIRGQGLLLGAALNEKYQGKARDFLIASGDEGLMVLVAGMDVIRFTPSLVIPEQDIIEGMARFERAVARVVAALN
- a CDS encoding arginine succinyltransferase, whose product is MIIIRPIRASDYEALYQCAVESGFGFTSLPVDETLLNKRISRAEQAFSTPKVEFPGEEGYLFVMENTETQDIMGVSGIEASVGLSDAFWHYRLGKEVHHSVRHNVHKELETLTLCNDYTGVSELCTLFLREPYRVNRNGRALSKFRLLFMAEFKERFAKHVIAEMRGISDSEGNSPFWSWLQKHFFGMDFSYADYLTGIGDKTFIFELMPRLPIYLCLLDEAAQAVVGQVHENTTPALELLKSEGFRFKGYVDIFDAGPTVEAEVRQLRTVKSSVIRTVKIGSVEGAETHLMCNRELSSFRALKAKAILEEEQIIISERTADALFLKTGDTLRVAPF
- a CDS encoding succinylglutamic semialdehyde dehydrogenase; the protein is MSEHKNLLIGHEWVTGAGEVFESRDPARDQVIWQGKAASTEQVDRAMRAARAAFIEWSQTPLEERLVTVRKFAALLKENQESLALVIAQETGKPTWETLTEVGAMVGKIEISVRAYEERTGSVENEMPGARAFIRHKPHGVVAVFGPYNFPGHLPNGHIVPALLAGNTVVFKPSELTPKVAEETVKLWQQAGLPAGAINLVQGLVNTGKALVAHPELDGLFFTGSSTTGKFLHEQFGGRPDKILALEMGGNNPLLVKGVEDIDAAVHAIVQSAFVTSGQRCTCARRLFIPTGASGDQLIERLVEVTKNIAVGDYAADPQPFMGAMISAKAAAGMVSAQNDLVAKGATVLLELTQPETNKGFVTPGILEVTRVTDMPDEEHFGPLLKIYRYSDFDAAIKEANNTRFGLSAGLLADAREDWDYFFPRIRAGIVNWNKPITGASSAAPFGGIGESGNHRPSAYYAADYCAYPVASVEAERVDLPNTLSPGLRF
- a CDS encoding putative redox protein; translated protein: MEAKVSWLHGLRFVGTSGSGHSVVMDGNGGDTAPSPMEMVLMSAASCSSVDVVSILQKARQQISGCEVDLKAERADTTPAVFTAIHMHFIVAGTDIAESHVERAVKLSADKYCSVSIMLGHSVNVTHSFEIRNS
- a CDS encoding phosphoribulokinase translates to MSEKHPIIAVTGSSGSGTTTTGQAVRHIFRYLKAEAAFIEGDSFHRYSRPEMDVAIRKAQEQGRHISYFGPEANNFEALEQLFQDYSETGQGKHRRYLHNFDEAVPYNQMPGTFTPWEALPENTDILFYEGLHGGVEGEGYDVGKHVDLLIGMVPIVNLEWIQKLIRDTSERGHSREAVTQSIVRSMEDYIHHIVPQFSRTHINFQRVPTVDTSNPFSAKEIPSMDESFVVIRFRGVKGVDFPYYLQMIDGSFMSRINTLVVPGGKMGLAMELILTPLIEQLLARK